In Spinacia oleracea cultivar Varoflay chromosome 5, BTI_SOV_V1, whole genome shotgun sequence, a single window of DNA contains:
- the LOC110804253 gene encoding uncharacterized protein, giving the protein MAFPSKFSLIFILASIFVHSSLGEVICEELPSEMCVMAIASSGKRCVLEKYKNDIGGEMEYQCRTSEVVVERMSEYIETDECIKACGIDRKTVGISSDNLLEPHFTAKLCSPSCYNNCPNVVDLYFNLAQGEGVNLSDLCQRGKPRRAMVELMSSGAAPGPVTGNHVSSSLHAADVLVPAPAPFF; this is encoded by the exons ATGgcatttccctcaaaattctcTTTGATTTTCATCCTTGCCTCAATCTTTGTCCACAGTTCTCTAG GGGAAGTAATATGTGAGGAACTACCAAGCGAAATGTGTGTAATGGCGATCGCTTCATCGGGGAAGAGGTGTGTGTTGGAGAAATACAAGAACGATATAGGAGGGGAGATGGAGTACCAATGTAGGACGTCCGAGGTGGTCGTAGAGAGGATGTCAGAGTACATTGAGACTGATGAATGCATTAAAGCTTGTGGAATTGATAGAAAGACGGTTGGAATCTCATCGGATAACTTGCTTGAACCTCACTTTACTGCTAAGCTTTGTTCACCTTCTTGTTACAACAACTGCCCTAACGTTGTTGATCTCTACTTCAACTTGGCTCAAGGAGAag GAGTAAACTTGTCAGATTTATGTCAAAGGGGAAAACCACGTCGCGCCATGGTGGAGCTTATGAGCTCCGGAGCAGCTCCTGGCCCTGTTACTGGAAACCATGTCTCATCATCCCTCCATGCCGCAGATGTTCTTGTTCCTGCTCCTGCTCCTTTTTTTTAG
- the LOC110804247 gene encoding lectin-like protein At3g16530 gives MATNYIFRYYFVIVSFFCFIMGSDVFAESSSSASFGFKDFGKNSKFLGSEIGFYGDAKLNENGSFVGITQSRNYSAGRVMYRRPVKLMGRNGSRKFSFGTYFTFSLSSENGDGIVFVMLPNGFSSSGYNGKLFGLSNELIEKKDRAFFAVEIDTKIDSEFGDLDDNHVGVNVGSLVSIKVTNGSDLKLGLNSGKKLQCWIDYEASSKRIEVRMSELGKERAVSPLLSCPIDLSEMFKEEEVYLGLSSSNANSTQVCKLYSWSFKVREVPYWMHSHPLDPKTGGKDVEPVIVEQKSDCKIKVITALILGTACGALGAYTAMFIWSVLVSKKPVVPEELMVKPMMYDYDKVHVVAVDKSDGKICKK, from the coding sequence ATGGCGACAAATTACATTTTCAGGTACTACTTTgtaattgtttcatttttctgTTTTATTATGGGTAGTGATGTATTTGCTGAATCATCCTCGTCTGCTTCATTTGGGTTCAAAGATTTTGGGAAAAATTCCAAGTTTTTGGGGTCTGAAATCGGGTTTTATGGTGATGCAAAGTTGAATGAAAATGGGTCTTTTGTTGGGATAACTCAGTCTCGGAATTACAGTGCGGGTCGGGTTATGTACAGAAGACCTGTTAAGTTGATGGGAAGAAATGGGAGTCGGAAGTTCTCATTTGGGACGTATTttacattttctctctcctcagaaAACGGGGATGGGATTGTGTTTGTGATGCTTCCAAACGGGTTTTCTTCTAGCGGGTATAATGGGAAACTTTTCGGGTTGTCGAATGAACTGATTGAGAAGAAGGATAGGGCTTTTTTTGCTGTTGAAATTGATACTAAAATTGATTCCGAATTTGGAGATTTGGATGATAATCATGTTGGGGTTAATGTTGGTAGCTTGGTATCCATTAAAGTAACAAATGGGTCAGATTTGAAATTGGGATTGAATAGTGGGAAGAAACTACAATGCTGGATTGATTATGAGGCGAGTTCGAAACGAATCGAAGTTCGAATGAGTGAATTAGGTAAAGAAAGAGCAGTTTCGCCATTGTTATCTTGTCCAATTGACTTATCAGAGATGTTTAAGGAGGAGGAAGTTTACTTAGGATTAAGCTCATCAAATGCAAACTCTACTCAAGTATGCAAATTATACTCATGGAGCTTTAAAGTGAGAGAAGTTCCATATTGGATGCACTCACATCCATTAGACCCTAAAACCGGCGGTAAGGATGTGGAGCCAGTGATCGTTGAGCAGAAGAGCGACTGTAAAATTAAAGTGATTACAGCTCTGATTCTTGGCACTGCTTGTGGAGCATTAGGAGCGTATACTGCGATGTTTATTTGGAGTGTTCTCGTTTCGAAGAAGCCGGTTGTTCCTGAAGAGTTAATGGTAAAACCTATGATGTATGATTATGACAAAGTTCATGTTGTTGCAGTTGATAAATCTGATGGTAAGATCTGTAAGAAGTAG